The proteins below are encoded in one region of Streptomyces sp. NBC_00490:
- a CDS encoding zinc-dependent alcohol dehydrogenase family protein: MRATIIHAPGDIRVENAPEPRITAPTDAVVRTVAACVCGSDLWSYRGVLPVTGPQPIGHEYVGIVEEVGSDVSSVKPGQFVIGSFVASDNTCPICRAGYHTSCQHAQWVNGCQAEYVRVPLADGTLVATPEQPSEELIPDLLALSDVMGTGWYAAKAAEVKPGATAVVVGDGAVGLSGVIAAKELGAERIIAMSRHESRQKLALEFGATDIVTERGEEGVARVKELTNGIGADSVLECVGTQQSMQQALQSTRPGGNVGFVGMPHDVQIDGLQLFFSHVGLRGGPAPVRAYLPDLIDRVLSGRIHPGKVFDLTLSLDEAAEGYKAMDERRAVKALLRP, from the coding sequence ATGCGAGCAACCATCATTCACGCCCCCGGTGACATCCGTGTGGAGAACGCCCCGGAACCGAGGATCACGGCACCGACGGACGCGGTCGTCCGTACCGTCGCCGCCTGTGTGTGCGGCTCCGATCTGTGGAGTTACCGGGGTGTCCTGCCGGTCACCGGGCCGCAGCCGATCGGCCATGAGTACGTCGGCATCGTCGAGGAGGTCGGCAGCGACGTATCGAGCGTCAAGCCGGGCCAGTTCGTCATCGGCTCCTTCGTCGCCTCCGACAACACCTGTCCGATCTGCCGGGCCGGCTATCACACCTCCTGCCAGCACGCGCAGTGGGTCAACGGCTGCCAGGCCGAGTACGTCCGCGTGCCCCTCGCCGACGGAACCCTGGTCGCCACCCCGGAGCAGCCGTCCGAGGAGCTCATCCCGGACCTGCTGGCCCTGTCCGACGTCATGGGCACCGGCTGGTACGCCGCCAAGGCAGCCGAGGTCAAGCCCGGTGCGACGGCCGTGGTCGTCGGTGACGGCGCGGTCGGCCTGTCCGGCGTCATCGCCGCGAAGGAACTGGGCGCCGAACGGATCATCGCCATGAGCCGGCACGAGTCCCGGCAGAAGCTCGCCCTGGAGTTCGGTGCCACCGACATCGTCACCGAGCGCGGCGAGGAAGGCGTCGCCCGCGTCAAGGAACTGACGAACGGCATCGGCGCCGACTCCGTCCTCGAGTGCGTCGGTACCCAGCAGTCGATGCAGCAGGCCCTCCAGTCCACCCGCCCGGGCGGCAACGTCGGCTTCGTCGGCATGCCGCACGACGTGCAGATCGACGGTCTGCAACTGTTCTTCTCCCACGTCGGCCTGCGCGGTGGTCCCGCCCCCGTACGCGCCTACCTTCCCGACCTGATCGACCGCGTCCTCAGCGGCCGTATCCATCCGGGCAAGGTCTTCGACCTCACCCTGTCCCTGGACGAGGCCGCCGAAGGCTATAAGGCCATGGACGAGCGCCGCGCCGTCAAGGCGTTGCTGCGTCCGTGA
- a CDS encoding Na+/H+ antiporter, with amino-acid sequence MIGLELVVLLGVAVLVGQAVAQRLGVAPPVVLLVVGALVGLVPAVRQTQLPPEVVLLLFLPVLLYWESLTTSMREIRSNLRGIVLLSTVLVILTAGAVAVAGHALGLPWGPAWALGAAVAPTDATAVGVLARSLPRRQVTVLRAESLVNDGTALVIFGLAVGLTVGEEHLTLPHVGALFLLAYGGGAAVGVAVAWVNMNLRRRLADPLLGNLVMILAPFTAYLLAELIHASGVLAVVVSGLIMAQVAPSLIRADHRRQALAFWPLLTFIINGALFVLVGVELQYALRHLNRSDLQDALIAIGMVSVVLVAVRFAFLFSSAYLIRAIDRRPQQRLRRISDRARVVSGLAGFRGAVSLAVALSVPVTLDSGAPFPDRDFIVFVTSGVIVVTLVVQGLLLPGVVRWARLPHDTSVDEEHVLAETTATEEAIEALPRLAAELGTTPKVMEWLRQEYEAHLATVRAQGAGTDDDPALLHNRHYTDLRLALIAHKRATVVRLRDERDIDDTVLRRLQATLDNEEVRLAGREQVE; translated from the coding sequence ATGATCGGACTCGAACTCGTCGTACTCCTGGGCGTGGCCGTGCTGGTCGGACAGGCCGTGGCGCAGCGCCTCGGCGTCGCGCCGCCCGTCGTGCTGCTTGTCGTGGGTGCTCTTGTGGGGCTGGTCCCAGCCGTGCGCCAGACGCAGCTTCCGCCGGAGGTGGTGCTGCTGCTCTTCCTGCCGGTGTTGCTGTACTGGGAAAGTCTCACCACGTCCATGCGGGAGATCCGTTCGAATCTGCGCGGCATCGTGCTGCTCAGCACGGTCCTGGTGATCCTCACCGCAGGGGCCGTGGCGGTCGCGGGGCACGCGCTCGGGCTGCCGTGGGGGCCGGCGTGGGCCCTGGGCGCCGCAGTGGCGCCGACCGACGCGACGGCGGTAGGTGTCCTGGCCCGCTCTCTGCCGCGCCGTCAGGTCACCGTGCTGCGTGCCGAAAGCCTCGTCAACGACGGCACGGCACTGGTCATCTTCGGCCTGGCGGTCGGGCTCACCGTCGGCGAGGAGCACCTCACCCTGCCGCACGTCGGAGCGCTGTTCCTGCTGGCCTACGGCGGCGGGGCAGCGGTCGGTGTGGCGGTCGCCTGGGTCAACATGAACCTGCGGCGCCGCCTGGCCGATCCCCTGCTCGGCAATCTCGTCATGATCCTGGCCCCGTTCACGGCGTATCTGCTCGCCGAACTGATCCACGCCTCCGGTGTCCTCGCCGTCGTCGTGAGCGGGCTGATCATGGCCCAGGTCGCACCCAGCCTCATCCGCGCCGATCACCGCCGCCAGGCACTGGCCTTCTGGCCGCTGCTCACCTTCATCATCAACGGCGCACTGTTCGTCCTGGTCGGAGTGGAACTCCAGTACGCGCTCCGCCACTTGAACCGGTCGGATCTCCAAGACGCCCTGATCGCGATCGGCATGGTCAGCGTGGTGCTGGTCGCGGTCAGGTTCGCGTTCCTGTTCTCCTCCGCCTACCTGATCCGCGCCATCGACCGGCGTCCCCAACAGCGGCTGCGCAGAATCAGTGACCGTGCCCGCGTCGTCAGCGGCCTCGCGGGCTTCCGGGGCGCCGTGTCGCTCGCCGTGGCCCTCTCGGTACCGGTGACCCTCGACTCCGGCGCGCCGTTCCCCGACCGCGACTTCATCGTCTTCGTCACCTCCGGCGTCATCGTGGTGACCCTCGTGGTGCAGGGACTGCTGCTGCCCGGCGTCGTGCGCTGGGCCCGGCTGCCGCACGACACCTCAGTCGACGAGGAGCACGTCCTCGCCGAGACCACGGCAACCGAGGAAGCCATCGAGGCACTGCCGCGACTCGCCGCCGAACTGGGCACCACCCCGAAGGTCATGGAGTGGCTGCGCCAGGAGTACGAGGCCCACCTGGCCACCGTACGAGCCCAGGGCGCGGGCACCGACGACGATCCCGCCCTGCTCCACAACCGCCACTACACCGACCTGCGCCTCGCCCTCATCGCCCACAAGCGCGCGACCGTCGTGCGCCTGCGCGACGAGCGGGACATCGACGACACCGTGCTGCGCCGGCTCCAGGCAACCCTGGACAACGAAGAGGTACGCCTGGCCGGTCGCGAGCAGGTGGAGTGA
- a CDS encoding amidohydrolase family protein produces the protein MSSGLIDVHAHLLPDFYVQRATAAGHAHPDGMGGWPQWSVGAHLDLMDRNGIETAMLSMSSPGVHFGDDKAARLLARRVNEYTAELTRDHPGRFGNFVSLPLPDVDGALEEIAFAFDELGADGVALLTHTHGVYLGDQRLDPVFAELDRRRAVVFLHPTSPVCWEQSALGRPRPMVEYIFDTARTVTDLVMAGVLTRHPNMRVIVPHCGGAIPVLADRINEFMKLFVPSENAPSLDAVQQLRGLYYDLAGTAFPRQVPALLNLVDTDRVLFGSDYCWTPPPLADAHIAAIDATESPVEGTTWRSLTTANARRLFPGAAR, from the coding sequence ATGTCCTCCGGCCTCATCGACGTACACGCCCATCTCCTGCCCGACTTCTACGTCCAGCGGGCGACAGCGGCGGGCCACGCCCACCCTGACGGCATGGGCGGCTGGCCGCAGTGGTCCGTGGGAGCCCACCTGGATCTGATGGACCGCAACGGCATCGAGACCGCGATGCTGTCGATGTCGTCTCCCGGCGTGCACTTCGGCGACGACAAGGCGGCCCGGCTCCTGGCCCGGCGCGTCAACGAGTACACCGCCGAGCTGACCCGGGACCACCCCGGCCGCTTCGGCAACTTCGTGTCGCTCCCCCTGCCGGACGTGGACGGCGCGTTGGAGGAGATCGCCTTCGCCTTCGACGAACTCGGCGCCGACGGCGTGGCCCTGCTGACACACACGCACGGCGTGTACCTGGGCGATCAGCGCCTCGACCCGGTCTTCGCCGAACTCGACCGCCGCCGGGCCGTGGTCTTCCTGCACCCCACCTCACCGGTGTGCTGGGAACAGTCCGCACTCGGCCGCCCGCGCCCGATGGTCGAGTACATCTTCGACACCGCCCGCACCGTCACGGACCTGGTGATGGCGGGCGTCCTGACACGTCACCCCAACATGCGCGTGATCGTTCCCCACTGCGGCGGCGCGATCCCTGTCCTGGCCGACCGCATCAACGAGTTCATGAAACTGTTCGTGCCCTCGGAGAACGCACCCTCACTCGACGCGGTGCAGCAACTACGGGGCCTGTACTACGACTTGGCGGGCACCGCCTTCCCACGCCAGGTCCCCGCGCTGCTGAACCTCGTCGACACGGACCGCGTGCTGTTCGGCAGCGACTACTGCTGGACGCCTCCCCCACTGGCCGACGCCCACATCGCGGCGATCGACGCCACCGAGTCACCGGTGGAGGGGACCACCTGGCGTTCCCTGACCACGGCCAACGCCCGGCGTCTGTTCCCGGGGGCAGCGCGGTGA
- a CDS encoding aldo/keto reductase, which translates to MHTRTLGRDLRVSAIGLGAMGMSQSYGPNPGDRNDMIAVLRGAVDRGVTLFDTAEVYGPYVNEELVGEALAPVREQVVIATKFGFRIENGASVGLDSRPEQIRAVATASLERLGVECIDLFYQHRVDPEVPIEDVAGTVGERVQEGKVRCFGLSEAGAETIRRAHSVHPVAAVQSEYSLWTRDPEAEALPTCAALGIGFVPFSPLGKGFLTGSVDASTPFAADDVRTTIPRFTAENRAANQVLVEHIATLAQAKDATPGQVALAWLLAQHPSIVPIPGTRRLARVEENTGATQLPLSADELADLNELARHVGVQGDRYNEHHMSLVDK; encoded by the coding sequence ATGCACACGCGAACGCTCGGGCGAGACCTCCGGGTATCCGCCATCGGCCTCGGCGCCATGGGCATGTCCCAGAGCTATGGCCCCAACCCCGGTGATCGAAACGACATGATCGCCGTGCTCCGCGGCGCCGTCGACCGCGGGGTCACGCTTTTCGACACCGCGGAGGTGTACGGGCCCTACGTCAACGAGGAACTCGTCGGAGAAGCGCTCGCGCCGGTGCGTGAACAAGTGGTGATCGCCACGAAGTTCGGGTTCCGCATCGAGAACGGTGCCTCGGTCGGACTCGACAGTCGGCCCGAGCAGATCCGTGCCGTCGCCACGGCCTCCCTCGAACGGCTCGGGGTCGAGTGCATCGACCTGTTCTACCAGCACCGCGTTGATCCGGAGGTGCCGATCGAAGACGTCGCCGGCACGGTGGGCGAGCGCGTGCAGGAGGGCAAGGTCCGCTGCTTCGGGCTCTCGGAAGCCGGTGCCGAGACCATCCGCCGTGCTCACTCGGTCCACCCGGTGGCGGCAGTGCAGAGCGAGTACTCGCTGTGGACCCGGGACCCCGAAGCAGAGGCCCTGCCGACGTGCGCCGCACTCGGGATCGGATTCGTCCCCTTCAGCCCGCTCGGCAAGGGGTTCCTGACCGGGTCAGTGGACGCGTCGACGCCGTTCGCGGCCGACGACGTCCGCACCACCATTCCGCGGTTCACCGCCGAAAACCGGGCCGCGAATCAGGTTCTCGTCGAGCACATCGCGACGCTCGCCCAGGCCAAGGACGCCACACCGGGGCAGGTCGCCCTCGCCTGGCTGCTCGCGCAGCACCCGTCGATCGTTCCGATTCCCGGAACGCGGCGCCTCGCGCGCGTCGAGGAGAACACCGGCGCCACCCAACTCCCGCTGTCCGCCGACGAACTGGCGGACCTCAACGAACTCGCTCGTCACGTCGGCGTACAGGGAGACCGCTACAACGAGCACCACATGTCGCTGGTCGACAAGTAA
- a CDS encoding nitroreductase family deazaflavin-dependent oxidoreductase produces MAVADDLDHATDSQWDWVAEQTRTYLASGGTEGHESNGVYTLLLATTGRRTGIPRRTCLIYGTAGEDFVVVASKGGADDDPAWFKNLRADPSVGVQVGGRRFTARARVASPAEREVLWPRMARIFPLYDEYAQKTSREIPIVLLTPQNSRVSPVRLR; encoded by the coding sequence ATGGCTGTCGCAGATGACCTCGACCACGCCACCGACTCGCAGTGGGACTGGGTCGCTGAGCAGACTCGGACGTATCTCGCCTCGGGCGGCACCGAGGGGCACGAGTCGAACGGCGTCTACACGCTCCTGCTCGCCACCACCGGACGCAGGACCGGCATCCCGCGCCGCACGTGCCTGATCTACGGCACCGCGGGCGAGGACTTCGTCGTCGTCGCCTCCAAAGGCGGCGCCGACGACGATCCGGCGTGGTTCAAGAACCTCCGGGCGGATCCGAGCGTCGGGGTGCAGGTCGGCGGCCGTCGGTTCACCGCGCGCGCCCGGGTCGCGTCCCCGGCCGAGCGTGAGGTCCTCTGGCCCCGGATGGCGCGCATCTTCCCGCTGTACGACGAGTACGCGCAGAAGACGAGCCGCGAAATCCCGATCGTCCTGCTCACTCCGCAGAACTCCCGGGTCAGTCCTGTTCGGCTTCGGTGA
- a CDS encoding PIG-L deacetylase family protein encodes MTLPALPEESFQRVLCVVAHPDDMEYGVSAAVARWTARGIEVGYLLLTRGEAGMPNPPEETARLRVAEQQAACAVVGVKHLTVLEHPDGVLVYGLDLRRDICREIRRFKPDVVLGTGYDIETPFGFDQADHRAAGLATLDAVRDAGNRWVFPEQVDDEDLPPHSVRWLILPGLPGSGATHGVDVTGEPLRRGVASLEAHAAYLAALPDHPAPADFIPKFAALSGKAMGVEHAVLFRAHDLQAPPEFFTEAEQD; translated from the coding sequence ATGACATTGCCTGCGTTACCCGAGGAGTCCTTCCAGCGCGTGCTCTGTGTCGTCGCGCACCCGGACGACATGGAGTACGGCGTGTCCGCGGCCGTCGCTCGCTGGACCGCGCGCGGCATCGAGGTCGGCTACCTCCTGCTCACCCGCGGTGAGGCCGGCATGCCGAATCCTCCCGAGGAGACGGCACGCCTGCGTGTCGCCGAGCAACAGGCCGCCTGCGCCGTCGTCGGCGTCAAGCACCTGACCGTCCTCGAACATCCGGACGGAGTCCTCGTCTACGGCCTCGACCTGCGCCGGGACATCTGTCGGGAGATCCGCCGGTTCAAGCCCGATGTCGTGCTCGGCACCGGTTACGACATCGAGACGCCCTTCGGCTTCGACCAGGCCGACCACCGCGCGGCCGGGCTCGCGACGCTCGACGCGGTGCGCGACGCGGGCAACCGGTGGGTCTTCCCGGAACAGGTCGACGACGAGGACCTCCCACCGCACTCCGTGCGCTGGCTCATCCTCCCCGGCCTCCCGGGCTCCGGCGCGACCCACGGCGTCGACGTGACGGGCGAGCCGCTGCGCCGCGGCGTCGCCTCGCTCGAGGCGCACGCCGCGTACCTGGCCGCGCTCCCTGACCACCCGGCTCCCGCGGACTTCATCCCGAAGTTCGCCGCGCTGAGCGGCAAGGCCATGGGCGTCGAGCACGCCGTCCTGTTCCGTGCCCACGACCTCCAGGCGCCACCGGAGTTCTTCACCGAAGCCGAACAGGACTGA
- a CDS encoding putative quinol monooxygenase translates to MNKTLLAEFTAREGAQDEVSHLLLEYAKQVREEEGNIAFDVYTKAAAPRAFWIFEVYRDEDAFQAHLKAPYGAPFNAALVPLIEEDASVLTFLDPVT, encoded by the coding sequence GTGAACAAGACCCTGCTCGCCGAGTTCACCGCCCGCGAGGGAGCACAGGACGAGGTATCCCACCTGCTCCTGGAGTACGCCAAGCAGGTGCGCGAGGAAGAAGGCAACATCGCCTTCGACGTCTACACCAAGGCGGCCGCCCCACGCGCCTTCTGGATCTTCGAGGTGTACCGCGACGAGGACGCCTTCCAAGCGCACTTGAAGGCACCGTACGGCGCTCCGTTCAACGCGGCGCTCGTCCCGCTGATCGAGGAAGACGCCTCGGTGCTGACTTTCCTCGATCCGGTGACCTGA
- a CDS encoding GH32 C-terminal domain-containing protein: MSSGRVSRHARIRMIAAVATVCALSAAPLAPQAVAADTPPYSEKYRPQFHFTPEKNWMNDPNGLVYYKGEYHLFYQYNPGGNSWGDMSWGHAVSEDLVHWKDLPLALSHDDNEMVFSGSAVIDRDNTTGFGAKKNPAMVAIYTSHNKATGTQAQSLAYSTDRGRTWTKYQGNPVIDIGSKDFRDPKVQWYAPTKSWLMTVSMSAEHKVRFYSSKNLKDWTLQSEFGPAGATGGVWECPDLFPLAVDGDKKKIKWVLVVNINPGGIAGGSAAQYFVGDFDGKKFTADDKGTYTPPTGTVTQDFEGTDFGTWTTTGSAFGQAPAAGAVDGQGTVDGYDGKGLANSFHSGDATTGTLTSPPFTVDSKYLNFKVGGGRHPHVDGTVMEQQDPPAGRVLADFEGGTYGDWTTTGDAFGTAPATGTLGGQQEVSGFLGDGLANSFLGGDATTGTLTSPEFTIDKNYVNFLVGGGNHPAGSDNPTAIELLVDGKAVRSATGGDGEALNWASWDVKDLAGKKAQIKIVDDNSGGWGHLNVDHIMLSDTQAQPVSQETSVNLIVDGKVVQSATGSNSETLDWASFDMRPYAGKQARIQLVDMNTAGWGHLLADRFTTADTAAKSVVQRADWADYGKDYYAAVSWEGAPDGKRYMIGWMNNWDYGGAVPTSPWRGAQSIPREMTLRTVDGRVRLTSRPVDSVTSLRHEPPATAAGVTVKNTAETLIGPAAQGKALDIEATFSLQDAARFGLKVRTGAGGEETVIGYDTTTQELYVDRTHSGAVDFNSTFPGVQTAPLKAKNGKVKLRILVDWSSVEVFGGSGEAVITDQIFPDPASQGVQVFAENGSVKLDQAVVWHLDSYRD; encoded by the coding sequence ATGAGCTCTGGACGTGTATCCCGGCATGCCCGCATACGGATGATCGCGGCGGTGGCGACCGTCTGCGCCCTGTCGGCGGCCCCGCTCGCCCCCCAGGCCGTCGCCGCCGACACCCCGCCGTACTCCGAGAAGTACCGCCCCCAGTTCCACTTCACGCCCGAGAAGAACTGGATGAACGACCCCAACGGCCTCGTGTACTACAAGGGCGAATACCACCTCTTCTACCAGTACAACCCGGGCGGCAACTCGTGGGGCGACATGTCCTGGGGGCACGCGGTGAGCGAGGACCTCGTCCACTGGAAGGACCTGCCGCTCGCCCTGTCGCACGACGACAACGAGATGGTGTTCTCCGGCAGCGCGGTCATCGACCGGGACAACACCACCGGCTTCGGCGCGAAGAAGAACCCGGCCATGGTGGCGATCTACACCAGTCACAACAAGGCGACGGGCACCCAGGCGCAGTCCCTCGCCTACAGCACCGACCGCGGCCGCACCTGGACGAAGTACCAGGGCAATCCCGTCATCGACATCGGCTCCAAGGACTTCCGCGATCCCAAGGTCCAGTGGTACGCGCCCACGAAGAGCTGGCTGATGACGGTGTCGATGTCCGCCGAACACAAGGTGCGCTTCTACTCCTCCAAGAACCTCAAGGACTGGACGCTGCAGAGCGAGTTCGGGCCGGCGGGCGCGACGGGCGGCGTGTGGGAGTGCCCGGATCTGTTTCCCCTCGCGGTCGACGGCGACAAGAAGAAGATCAAGTGGGTCCTGGTCGTCAACATCAACCCCGGTGGTATCGCGGGCGGTTCGGCCGCCCAGTACTTCGTCGGCGACTTCGACGGCAAGAAGTTCACCGCCGACGACAAGGGCACCTACACCCCGCCCACCGGCACGGTGACGCAGGACTTCGAGGGCACCGACTTCGGTACGTGGACGACCACGGGCAGCGCGTTCGGCCAGGCGCCGGCAGCCGGGGCGGTGGACGGGCAGGGCACGGTCGACGGCTACGACGGCAAGGGCCTGGCCAACAGCTTCCACTCGGGTGACGCCACCACCGGCACCCTGACCTCGCCCCCCTTCACCGTCGACAGCAAGTACCTGAACTTCAAGGTCGGTGGCGGTCGCCACCCGCACGTGGACGGCACCGTCATGGAGCAGCAGGACCCGCCCGCGGGCAGGGTCCTCGCCGACTTCGAGGGCGGCACCTACGGCGACTGGACGACGACCGGGGACGCCTTCGGCACCGCACCGGCCACCGGCACCCTCGGCGGCCAGCAGGAGGTCTCCGGGTTCCTGGGCGACGGCCTGGCCAACAGCTTCCTGGGCGGCGACGCCACCACCGGCACGCTCACCTCGCCCGAGTTCACCATCGACAAGAACTACGTCAACTTCCTTGTGGGCGGCGGCAACCACCCCGCCGGCTCCGACAACCCGACCGCGATCGAGCTGCTGGTCGACGGCAAGGCGGTCCGCAGCGCCACCGGAGGCGACGGCGAGGCACTCAACTGGGCCTCCTGGGACGTCAAGGACCTCGCCGGCAAGAAGGCACAGATCAAGATCGTCGACGACAACAGCGGCGGCTGGGGCCACCTCAACGTCGACCACATCATGCTCTCCGACACCCAGGCCCAGCCTGTCTCACAGGAGACGTCCGTCAACCTGATCGTCGACGGCAAGGTCGTCCAGAGCGCCACCGGATCCAACAGCGAGACCCTGGACTGGGCCTCCTTCGACATGCGCCCCTACGCCGGCAAACAGGCACGGATCCAGCTCGTCGACATGAACACCGCCGGCTGGGGCCACCTCCTCGCCGACCGGTTCACCACCGCCGACACCGCCGCGAAGTCCGTCGTCCAGCGCGCCGACTGGGCCGACTACGGCAAGGACTACTACGCGGCGGTGTCCTGGGAGGGCGCGCCGGACGGCAAGCGGTACATGATCGGTTGGATGAACAACTGGGACTACGGCGGCGCGGTCCCCACCTCGCCCTGGCGCGGTGCGCAGAGCATCCCCCGGGAGATGACCCTGCGTACGGTCGACGGACGTGTCCGGCTGACCAGCCGGCCCGTCGACAGCGTGACGTCCCTGCGCCACGAGCCCCCGGCGACCGCGGCGGGCGTCACCGTGAAGAACACCGCCGAGACCCTGATCGGCCCCGCGGCCCAGGGCAAGGCTCTCGACATCGAGGCGACCTTCTCCCTCCAGGACGCCGCCCGGTTCGGCCTGAAGGTGCGTACCGGCGCCGGGGGAGAGGAGACCGTCATCGGCTACGACACCACGACACAGGAGCTGTACGTCGACCGCACCCACTCCGGCGCTGTCGACTTCAACAGCACCTTCCCCGGCGTCCAGACCGCGCCTCTGAAGGCCAAGAACGGCAAGGTGAAGCTGCGGATCCTCGTCGACTGGTCGTCCGTCGAGGTCTTCGGCGGCAGCGGCGAGGCCGTCATCACCGACCAGATCTTCCCCGACCCCGCCAGCCAGGGAGTGCAGGTCTTCGCCGAGAACGGCTCGGTGAAGCTGGACCAGGCCGTCGTCTGGCACCTCGACTCCTACCGCGACTGA
- a CDS encoding carbohydrate kinase family protein, whose protein sequence is MSPRQITVLGECVADAFTEPAASRNELALRVLPGGGPANTAAALARLGTPARFLARLSGDVFGRLFRAHLEASGVDLSCAVDAAEPSTLAVAELDAQGQATFSFHAQATADWQWTGAELAGVDLTDTACVHTGSLALVKEPGAAVVEDFLAAAASRATISVDPNVRPLLVRPEVYRARLTHWCGLADVLRLSEDDLDLLLPGTPPEQACDTWHAAGARLVVITRGADGALASLDGERVTVPAVTTQVVDTVGAGDSFTAGLLHHLGAHGLLGGRLTDLRLDDVEAACRFGTRVAALTCSVAGPNPPWQSRLTQIATADRA, encoded by the coding sequence ATGAGCCCGCGCCAGATCACCGTCCTGGGCGAGTGCGTCGCCGACGCGTTCACCGAACCCGCAGCCTCCCGGAACGAGCTCGCCCTGCGGGTGCTGCCCGGCGGCGGACCCGCCAACACGGCGGCGGCCCTGGCCCGGCTGGGAACCCCGGCCCGCTTCCTCGCGCGGCTGTCCGGCGACGTGTTCGGCCGCCTGTTCCGGGCCCATCTGGAGGCGTCCGGAGTCGACCTCTCGTGCGCCGTGGACGCCGCCGAGCCCAGCACGCTGGCCGTGGCCGAGCTGGACGCTCAGGGACAGGCCACGTTCTCCTTCCACGCGCAGGCCACCGCGGACTGGCAGTGGACGGGCGCGGAACTGGCCGGGGTGGACCTGACCGACACCGCCTGCGTGCACACCGGATCACTGGCCCTGGTCAAGGAACCCGGGGCGGCGGTGGTGGAGGACTTCCTGGCCGCGGCCGCCTCCCGGGCCACCATCAGCGTCGACCCCAACGTCCGCCCGCTCCTGGTGCGCCCCGAGGTCTACCGCGCCCGGCTGACGCACTGGTGCGGCCTCGCGGACGTGCTGCGGCTGAGCGAGGACGACCTGGATCTACTGCTGCCCGGAACACCGCCCGAGCAGGCGTGCGACACCTGGCATGCGGCGGGGGCGCGGCTCGTCGTGATCACGCGCGGTGCCGACGGCGCCCTGGCCTCACTCGACGGGGAACGGGTCACGGTGCCCGCGGTGACCACACAGGTCGTCGACACGGTCGGTGCCGGGGACTCCTTCACCGCCGGCCTGCTGCACCACCTCGGCGCCCACGGGCTTCTGGGAGGCCGGCTGACGGACCTGCGCCTCGACGATGTCGAGGCGGCCTGCCGTTTCGGCACCCGCGTCGCGGCCCTGACCTGCTCGGTCGCCGGCCCCAACCCGCCGTGGCAGAGCCGGCTGACCCAGATCGCCACGGCCGACCGCGCATGA
- a CDS encoding sugar ABC transporter substrate-binding protein: protein MSRISRLPSSLLRVAACTGVAALTLTACGSGSGSDSASSGSGTVKVGLITKTDTNPFFVKMKEGAEKAAKENGVELSTAAGKFDGDNAGQVTAIENMVAAGVKGILITPSDSKAIVPAIEKAKAKGVLVIALDTPTEPESAVDALFATDNVKAGELIGEYAKAAMKGKTAKIAALDLAPGVSVGVQRHEGFLKGFGATDKDVACAQDTGGDQSKGQTAMENCLQKEPDINVVYTINEPAALGAYTALKAKGREKDVLIVSVDGGCTGTQAVKDGKIAATSQQYPLKMAAEGVKAVATYAKDGKKASGYTDTGVTLITDKAQDGVTSKDTAYGLENCWG, encoded by the coding sequence ATGTCACGCATCTCTCGTCTGCCGTCCTCCTTGCTCAGAGTCGCCGCTTGCACGGGTGTCGCGGCCCTCACCCTGACCGCCTGTGGATCCGGATCCGGATCGGACTCCGCGAGCTCCGGTTCGGGCACCGTCAAGGTCGGACTGATCACGAAGACCGACACCAACCCGTTCTTCGTGAAGATGAAGGAGGGCGCGGAGAAGGCCGCCAAGGAGAACGGCGTCGAACTGTCCACCGCGGCGGGCAAGTTCGACGGGGACAACGCCGGCCAGGTCACCGCCATCGAGAACATGGTCGCCGCCGGGGTCAAGGGCATCCTGATCACGCCGAGCGACTCCAAGGCGATCGTGCCGGCGATCGAGAAGGCCAAGGCCAAGGGCGTTCTGGTCATCGCCCTGGACACCCCGACCGAGCCGGAGAGCGCCGTCGACGCCCTTTTCGCCACCGACAACGTCAAGGCGGGCGAACTGATCGGCGAGTACGCCAAGGCCGCCATGAAGGGCAAGACGGCGAAGATAGCCGCCCTCGACCTCGCGCCGGGCGTCTCCGTCGGCGTCCAGCGGCACGAAGGCTTCCTGAAGGGCTTCGGCGCCACCGACAAGGACGTCGCCTGCGCCCAGGACACCGGCGGCGACCAGTCCAAGGGCCAGACGGCGATGGAGAACTGCCTCCAGAAGGAGCCGGACATCAACGTCGTCTACACGATCAACGAGCCGGCCGCGCTGGGCGCGTACACCGCACTCAAGGCCAAGGGCCGGGAGAAGGACGTGCTCATCGTCTCCGTCGACGGCGGCTGCACCGGCACGCAGGCCGTCAAGGACGGCAAGATCGCCGCAACCTCGCAGCAGTACCCGCTGAAGATGGCCGCCGAGGGCGTCAAGGCGGTCGCGACCTACGCCAAGGACGGGAAGAAGGCGTCCGGTTACACCGACACCGGCGTCACCCTGATCACCGACAAGGCACAGGACGGGGTCACGTCCAAGGACACCGCATACGGCCTGGAGAACTGCTGGGGCTGA